One Candidatus Acidiferrales bacterium genomic region harbors:
- the moaC gene encoding cyclic pyranopterin monophosphate synthase MoaC has translation MKRSLSHFDSRGRVRMVDVTAKNATERTAVARGFVRIAAGALAKVRKMNTPKGNPLEIARIAGIAAAKRTSELIPLCHPLLLTHIDVAAKLCQNGIEIVSRVTATGPTGVEMEALTATTVAALTIYDMCKALDRAMEISEIYLMEKAGGRSGHYVRPGSARGRS, from the coding sequence ATGAAGCGCTCGCTGTCGCATTTCGATTCGCGCGGCCGAGTTCGCATGGTGGACGTGACCGCAAAAAACGCCACGGAGCGCACGGCCGTAGCGCGAGGGTTTGTGCGCATTGCGGCGGGCGCGCTGGCGAAAGTGCGCAAAATGAATACCCCGAAAGGGAATCCGCTGGAAATCGCGCGAATCGCGGGAATCGCTGCGGCGAAGCGCACTTCGGAGCTGATTCCTCTTTGTCACCCGCTCTTGCTAACGCACATAGATGTTGCCGCCAAGCTGTGTCAGAATGGAATCGAGATCGTGTCGCGCGTGACGGCGACGGGTCCCACGGGCGTGGAGATGGAGGCGCTGACGGCAACGACCGTGGCGGCGCTGACGATTTACGACATGTGCAAGGCCTTGGACCGCGCGATGGAAATTTCGGAAATTTATCTCATGGAGAAGGCGGGAGGCCGGAGCGGCCACTACGTGAGGCCCGGCTCCGCACGCGGACGATCATGA
- a CDS encoding AtpZ/AtpI family protein: MDPDSRGKGVGNAAKQFAIAMQIPFALVVPVFAGGGIGYLLDYWLHTKFIFMIVMGFLGFGVGLREVLKLASAAEKKNGG; encoded by the coding sequence ATGGATCCCGATTCGCGCGGCAAAGGGGTTGGCAATGCCGCAAAGCAATTCGCTATCGCGATGCAGATTCCTTTCGCGCTTGTCGTGCCTGTTTTTGCCGGAGGCGGGATCGGCTATTTGCTGGATTACTGGCTGCACACGAAATTCATTTTCATGATCGTTATGGGGTTTTTGGGATTCGGCGTCGGATTGCGCGAGGTGCTGAAACTGGCGAGCGCCGCGGAAAAGAAAAATGGAGGATGA
- a CDS encoding ATP synthase subunit I, with translation MEDEAKSLAIEQRIGRLILILGGLMTLGGVAGWGVRAGASVATGTALCWVNYRWLRQGAAALMQLGIAQAGAEHVRVPRSVHAKFFGRLVLLLVTAYVILAWLRLPVIAFLCGAVAVVPAIVIELLYELAHGDHRWNAL, from the coding sequence ATGGAGGATGAGGCGAAATCCCTGGCGATTGAGCAGCGTATCGGGCGCTTGATCCTCATCCTCGGAGGACTGATGACGCTCGGCGGGGTAGCGGGCTGGGGAGTGCGCGCGGGCGCGTCGGTGGCGACCGGCACAGCACTGTGCTGGGTGAATTATCGTTGGCTCCGACAGGGTGCGGCGGCGCTGATGCAACTGGGAATCGCGCAGGCTGGAGCGGAGCACGTGCGCGTCCCGCGGAGCGTTCACGCGAAATTCTTCGGGCGGCTCGTATTGCTGCTGGTTACTGCGTATGTTATTCTTGCTTGGTTGCGGTTGCCGGTCATTGCGTTTCTGTGCGGCGCCGTCGCAGTGGTGCCGGCGATTGTGATTGAGCTGCTGTATGAACTGGCGCACGGCGATCATCGCTGGAACGCGCTCTGA
- a CDS encoding MogA/MoaB family molybdenum cofactor biosynthesis protein: MRVSIITISDSVVAGHREDGSGKAVAERCREAGWEVVSTALVADEEAQIRGQLIALADSGKTDLILTTGGTGLGPRDVTPEATVSVVSRQVPGLAERMRQAGHEKTARALLSRSIAGIRGATLIVNLPGSPRGAAESLDAIADLIPHAISVLHGARHD; this comes from the coding sequence ATGCGCGTTTCCATTATCACAATCAGCGATTCGGTGGTTGCGGGACATCGCGAAGACGGTTCCGGCAAGGCGGTGGCGGAGCGCTGCCGCGAGGCGGGATGGGAAGTGGTTTCGACGGCTCTCGTGGCGGACGAAGAGGCGCAGATTCGCGGCCAGCTTATAGCCCTGGCCGATTCCGGAAAAACGGATTTGATCCTGACGACGGGCGGGACAGGACTTGGCCCGCGAGACGTGACGCCAGAGGCCACGGTGAGCGTCGTCAGCCGGCAAGTGCCGGGGCTGGCCGAACGGATGCGGCAAGCGGGCCACGAGAAAACGGCTCGTGCGCTGCTTTCGCGTTCGATTGCGGGGATTCGCGGCGCGACGCTGATTGTGAATTTGCCGGGTAGTCCGCGCGGTGCAGCGGAATCGCTTGACGCTATCGCCGATTTGATTCCACATGCGATATCCGTGCTGCATGGCGCGCGGCATGACTAG
- a CDS encoding response regulator — protein MKGVRVLVVDDNPLVLELMAKGLEGHCDVQAAADGADALMKIVDEAPDMVICDYRMPGSDGRQLYEKLRARFASKPISFIFLANRSDIEEKLRPLVDGVEDFIIKPFFIGELVRRAKKVIDRLQLEKLQKSSARPGVIQGRLEEMSMLDLMQSIEMGQKTCKLNVRSGGNTCEIYFASGQCQDAKMGALEGEPAVYEAVRWPAGEFEIDFSVSPSRTTIERSTTGLLMEALRLMDESQQELPQG, from the coding sequence ATGAAAGGCGTTCGAGTTCTCGTCGTTGACGACAATCCGCTCGTGCTCGAGCTGATGGCCAAAGGGCTGGAAGGGCATTGCGACGTGCAGGCCGCAGCGGACGGCGCCGACGCGCTGATGAAGATCGTTGACGAAGCTCCTGACATGGTGATTTGCGATTACCGCATGCCGGGGTCCGACGGGCGGCAGCTTTACGAGAAGCTGCGTGCGCGCTTCGCGTCGAAGCCGATTTCCTTCATTTTCCTGGCCAATCGCAGCGACATCGAGGAGAAGCTGCGGCCGCTGGTGGACGGCGTGGAAGACTTCATCATCAAGCCTTTTTTCATAGGCGAATTGGTGCGAAGGGCGAAAAAGGTCATTGACCGGCTGCAGCTGGAAAAACTGCAGAAATCTTCTGCGCGGCCGGGCGTGATCCAAGGCCGTCTGGAAGAAATGAGCATGCTCGACCTGATGCAGTCCATCGAAATGGGGCAGAAGACCTGCAAGCTTAACGTCCGCAGCGGCGGGAATACTTGCGAGATTTATTTTGCGTCCGGCCAGTGCCAGGACGCCAAGATGGGCGCCCTCGAGGGCGAGCCGGCGGTTTATGAAGCAGTGCGGTGGCCGGCCGGAGAATTCGAAATTGATTTCAGCGTTTCGCCATCGCGAACGACCATCGAGCGATCGACGACCGGCTTGCTGATGGAGGCGTTGCGCCTGATGGACGAGAGCCAGCAGGAGCTTCCGCAAGGATAG